In Magallana gigas chromosome 1, xbMagGiga1.1, whole genome shotgun sequence, the sequence TAGGACCAGGTGTGGTGGAGGAGTGACCATcatctgctgaccggtcacacaaATCTTACTTGCTTACCAAACGCTTGGATATGGTTCTTTGATATGCATCTAGCTTATGTTGGCGgttatcggggggggggggggggtcctttaCAGCTCCAATTTAAAGTCAACTAACTTCAAAGCGTCCTaatccaaaatatttaaaactaaatttgaCATTATAAAAACAGCTGAAGCttcttaaatatttcaaagtgattattttacaataattcatcgtattttgataataaagttATTTATCGAATGAGATGAACAGGGAACATGATTTATACAAATGCTACAGAATTTAATCATTTTGTTCAAAGCAtctcattattttaaagaatgaacCATTGCgtcaaatgttatttaaaagaTTAGAAAAcccatttattattataaataagtATAGCACAATCTATACTCTGTCCAAAACTTATTGTGCAGCGCTTGTTAgattatatgatattaatatatacctcatgttttaaatattgattcaaTAGTATAACAAAATCACAAGATGTTTCTTTTGAAACGTTTTGCAAACGACATCGAAGTACCCCGGATGAAATGTTACTTCCAAATGAAAAAACAACCGATTTTACATATTCTAAATTTCCCTTATAATTTATCAGGGTTAATACAGACGATGtgtcaatgaaaatatcttgtATTGCTTTATATTTCATCGTTTAATTGACAAATTCGTTTATCATAGTATAAAAAAACCAGACTATAATTGAATGGTGCATGATTTGTCttacatctattttttttaacaatatatatcatttctGAATCACAAGACACTTATCCTCCAATATCAATGTCTGCGACCTATATTCGATTTTATTTGTCACGAATGTTTGATAAGAGCACACATTATCATACGATACGGCGTAAAGAATCAGTCATtccatatttaattttaagacatCAAACAATGTTAATAAGATGAcaatgaaaatcatttaaacagGAACTCtcctttaaaaatatctaaacagtGTACTCTGTGATTAGTTTATACTTTTGAATCAGATTTAATAATTTTAGAATAAGCGCATGGTAAAGGAAAATTTATTCTGAGGCGAAGATAACCTAAAAGATTGgtcaaataaatatgaatatttttctcATGATTGCTTGTCTTATTAAAGAGCATCTTGCGCATGTTGCAAGTGTtgtcaacaaatatttttgatagaCATACACGCTCTACAGCGTGTGTGTACTTTTGAAGAGTAATCAAAAACTATCTTAATCAGAATAAGGGCATAATCAGAATAAGGGCATGGTCAATAAAAAGTATTTCACATTGAGTGGTCCCTGAAACTGGTGGTTATGGTTTGTGGGACTGgttgaataaaacattttaagacGATCTCGCGTATCCACGAAGGGTATAAAGTTGATTTACAGACCGTGGGTCAACGTTGATTATGAATTGATTAACAAGGCCGCTACAGAAAAAGGACGAGACAGTCCTCTTGAAAACAGGTCGAAAGGATTGGTGTCGATACAGGCTTCTGCATGCTGCATGGCACAGAGTTGTACATGCCAGAGCCGATACACGTTTCGTTGTTTATACAATACAAGTCTCATTCAGTTCATCTCCTTAAGAAAAATTGAAAGATGTTATTCAGAAACACGAATATttaggaaaatacaaaaaaattgttgtgcactcaacattaatcaaagtactgaagaactgacgggagttgattttgtcgatgtttatttatttcaaaatcaatgatatgttattttgcatgacaagtacatatACAATTTCTAAAGttgtttctaatttgaattacgcacatttttattatatggagttttggactttttcgacaagaatgtcgagaaccccccatatgaatcatgttaaataatatttaaagataaaattaattcaatcaaactatgtatcagtgataggaatatttcttgaaaattgtatggatccaagcaatattgaactctagtctcgttcaaccaaacgcttggctgacaccgtaaatctccgacaagaatttacggagacagccgagcgtcgagttggaCTCTgacgtaggaatacatacgactacaaaaaatatttaaattgttcgtaccatttaaaatctgactattttgaaggtatttatgaataagtttccttgaaaaacaatgctttagcacacattacatcgaattcatcaattattttcaagaactaagtcttgttagcagcaatgatttgtgctgaagtccaaacactgtttcactttcggtttgtctgcgtgattgcataggagagttgattaaaatcaactcccaaaaatgtttTGGACAAAACGTCAAAAACATATATACTTTGCAGAGAATGTTGGACAAAATGGTTTCAGGTTGTGCTAATTATTTCATGATAAATACGTACgtggtttatacatgtatttttaagcCTGTACAACTCAGTGTAGTTGTGTAGTTGGTGAACCTATACTATACACCACATTTTATATTACTTAAGGTAAATAACTCAGGGCGAGATTTTGGCATTAAATGTCCTCTTTCGCGACTCAATGACCCGTAATGTTTTCTTTTCCGATATTCTCGTTTATTTCACTCCAACGTTGTACCCAGGTAAAAAGATGATTTCATTTGacaaaatttctttatttttatgtgtccactttatttttcttcttataAATTTAGAGGCATAAAATAATGACAACACCCACCCATCAGGTTGTTTTTAGTAGCGACTGTTAAACTATCTGAAGGATTGTGTTGTTATGATTTAGGTGACCGTGGTGGCATTTAAATCGATGTTCTTTCAACAAGATGACCTATATTTAGAGTCATGCACCAGTCTGGATATGCATGTTCTACCTTCCCTACACAGGAACAGGTAGGTGCTGATATGCATCATTTGATCTATTTGCTTGGAACAGTCTATATATAAAACCTCTTACAGGCCaagcatttcaattttgaatgttttaactTTCAGTTTCACTATTTCTGTTTTATGAAACCGGTTTCCTTTTAGGTCGTATTTTGGGATTTactttcatttgattttgattgttgtctttttaatttaagaaacgGGTTGAAAACATCTCACCGTATATACTTTTGGTCTGTAatatcatagtacatgtaaatacactTGAAAACGTGGTTCGCACGGTACCATTCTGCACAAGTCTTTTGTAAAGCATTTATTGAAAACTCCCTGAAGCGTTTGATAATTACCACCGTTTGAAGTCCAGGGCCAGTTTCTTTTCAGTTGTTGAGGGTCACATTACTACaccatttttcttattttattacatgaattttaaaaacgaGCAAAATTATTAGCTATTGGCATACGATAGGCTTATATCTGATATCTGATAGAAGATTGACTGTTGTGTCAACATCAAAGCGATTTTAAATAAGATCACAGCGAGCatgataattatgttttaatttagtTCATCACCTCATGTTGTTAACGTCGAGTAAATTATTAAGTTGATATCTCTAATAGAATAAAAGGCTTCATAAATTTTATCCAACAATgcttactttgaaaaatgaaatgttaaaatcGTATTGCAATGTTTGTTTGTATCTGTTTCTTTTAccaattggtacatgtatataaatgtgcaTTTTGACCACAATAACTGGTTATTATTTTTACAGCCTTTTTTTCCTATCTAGATACAatttaagtaattaaaatatctaaattggtGTGTTTCTGAAACTCAATTATTTTACTTCTtcaattataaagattttaaaacagttgTCAGCaagcaaattcattttttaagaatttcatttaattttttagatcTTACCAGGAAAGTATCTTCAGTTGTAGACCTCTGTGATGGCGTTGACTGTAACGTCCGCACAAGACGTTGTTCGTTGTTCTCTGTGTGACAATTCAGCAGACTACCAGTGTAAACTGTGTCAGGTCAAACTCTGTTGTGACTGCACATCTAAACATTTATCTGACAAAAGTAATATGCATGAAGTGGCCGAATTTACAACTCAGAGAAACTTGGACAAAATGGTTTCAGAATGTGCAAGCCATGATAAGTACGTCTGTGAAATATACTGTAAGGACTGCAGCATCTcgatttgtacaaaatgtgtgaCTGGATATCACAGACGacataattttatatcattagaAGACTTTCTAGAAGAAAGGAAAGTGGAGGTTTTCAACGAAATTCAAGAAATCGAAAGTACAGTATTGTCAGAATTTAAGAAGCAGAAATCGGGCACGGGTGAACAAGAGTACGAGAATACCATTGAGGCTATTTTTGCTCACGAAGATGAGGTTTGTAGCGCCGTAAGAGAGGCTGGAAGTAAGCTAAGAGAACAACTCACTCAGATAAGGAAAGACAATCTAGAAATTGCAAACAAGAATGCATTGGAGGAAAAAGAGATACTAAACATCATTGAAGAAACCAGGGCATTGTTAAACAAAAACGATCCTAAAGACATTTTAGAGTTCGAAGGAGTTAAATGTCAAGTGAATTCTAGTCTTGTATTGGTCAATAAAAGGTTGCCTGTTTTTCAAATCAAGCATCTAGAAGAGGGAGAGATTCAGTCAATGTTTGGTGTTCTGGTCAATAACGAAGATGAGGTGAGTTCTTTACAGAATGAAGTTATATTATCCAGCAGAATTAGAatgctaaaaaatattcaaattttatgtgGTGCAGACAAGTGATAGATCTTTTACAATGATATATGCAAACGTCACGTTAAATTATCTGTTCCGTCTGTGAACAATGCCATTTGTTCATGCTATAACACCCTGTTAATTGTCAAGATTTTAGTATAATaacaacatatataaaatttcaaatgtgtGGTTATTATATTATTCTTGTATATTCTTGTATCTGAGGGAGCAGGTAAGTGAAAACAGTTgatttaaaaccatttattactggagtttaaaaattatttattggcACACAAAGAATGCAAAtaactttgaaaaagaaatatacctTGAATTAAAAATAGACTTTTGGATATCAATGATCCCATAATCTTAGAACATTCTATATTTCTGACGGTTGATAATCTCCATcgcgataaaaaaaaattaagtttgttCCGCTGCTGGGAAGGATAATGTCGCTGAAATGAAACTcacacatttcaaaaaataacttatcaaattatttttttatgattgcCAGAACGAAGTAATTGGTGGCAAAAATCTCAAGAAACAAGCCTGGTTTCATGGATACATCCCAAGAGAAGAGGCTGAACAGCTGATTAAAAGAAATGGGGACTTTCTTGTCCGTGAAACAATGAACACCACAGAACAGGATCGTTACGTGATCTCCTCCTTTAGGAATGGTCCTGTTCACTTAAGAATTTCTCCTGGAACTATTGTCGTGAGTCAGTCatgtcaatattttgtttcCAAGCGAAACGTTTGTTTGTGGTAATATTTAAAGGATCCATAACCACAAGAATTTAACAAATTATGCTATAAAAGTCGTAATGCACGTATATAAACCGTATCCTAAAGCAACCGAAGAACTGACcgagtttaaaataaattcaatgaaacaatgataaattcttaagTTGGTAAAAATTACTACAGtagactttttttattttgcaaaaactaATTTGTCAATTTTGTCTATAATATATGTACCAGTCAttactatttttatttaatttacttgGGCAATTTGCTATCACGATTTTGGAAACCTTTCAAATATACTAATTAATTATGTTTCCCTTTACAGACCAGGGTAGGTCGGAGAGCTACTTTAATTGACTTGGTAAACCATCTGGTGACTTCTGGCGAACCTTTATCAAACAGCAACCCCTCCATTTTTAAATTCCCAGTGGACCGAAATCAGCATCAGCTTGACTTTGATCAAATCAAGCTAGGACCGAAAATTGAGAACGTACGTTTGTATCATTGTGACACATTTGTCCTTACACACATGGACAGATAGAGACAGCAGATTTTTGTCTTTAGAAAatcgtttgtttgtttgtatacCGCGATGGAACACGATGTTTAACCGATTTGTCTCCTTGTGTGGAAGACAGATTTCCAATGCATCATTAGAAACCTGtttttttaatgcatgttttaatcttttaagcCATTtacatagatagatagatagatagatagatagatagatagatagatagatagatagatagatagatagatagatagaacaGTGTTAGTGTTAATATCTGAATtggtaaaaatacatgtaatacattaaaatggttattttttatttgacatttagataaaaatatatcactGGAGAGGGAtttctgtttcttttatctagATGCAGAGGGGCCATGGTCTTTACAATGGTACGTTTGTAAACAAAGCGGTCCTGGTCAGTAGTGATGAGGAAAAAGAAACACGGCTGTTCAAGAACGTCAACTTGTTGCGGTTTTTCGACCATCCCAACATCGTACGTCTGCAGGGCTACTCGGCGCTGTGGAAACCGGTTCTACTGCTGATGGAGAATATGTCTGGTAAATTGTAGAATTGGATCAATTATTTTGCGGGTTTTTTTTACTAGTGAGATAAGTTATTTCTTAATGTACATAGGAGAGTGGACAAAAACCACAAAGTAAAAACAATTAATGGGGCGATATTGACTAAATCTCAAAGTAATAACactttttgttatactttcatgttaaatactgaaatctgattggttaagacgcagttaataatatttactattaccctcagcgttagcaacgcacttggcaacgggtaacattaaaaaatgttacatgcgcgaaaattatgcgcgtacggttcgctgtagaattcacgttattactatataaaagcagtaaaattttcttaaaaattttaaaaaagacattcagtataacaaaataaatagtgcctgtttgggaggataacagttgaaattgacacccttcgaaaaccattgtcaacctccgcttcgcgtcggttgacaatggttttctcggggtgtcaatttcaattgttacccacccaaacaggcactatttatataataaggACTATATTTACTAAACCTTCAAAGTAATAACACTTTATAAGGGCAGTATTGACTATAACCGCAAAGTAATCACATTTCACATGGTTAATGTGGACTATAACGTTAAGGTAATAAAGCACTTCATAATTTTGACATAAGTCAATTTTAGGACTATTTAACATCGCAATAATAAACTTTATAAGGGCAATATGgaccataacttttaattaaCAACCTGTCATACTGTCAATGTTGATTAGGATTTCAAAGTAATAGCACTTTATAAGGTAAATATGGACTCTAATCTTAAAGTAATTGCCCTTCATATGGACTTAAGGTTGTTTATTGTTCTGTTGGttcatttttgcttttattgAAGGAGGACCATTGCTGACGTACCTGAGAGGTAATGGAACATCACTTACAACTAAGAAACGTACAGAAATGTGTCGAGATGTCGCCAAGGGGATGGCGTATTTACACAAAGACAAGTTTATCCATAGGTGAGAAATTCCCATGGTAAAGACATGCTCATAACTATAATAACATTACTCTTGGTTACCTATGAGTCAAT encodes:
- the LOC105344788 gene encoding fer-related kinase 1, yielding MALTVTSAQDVVRCSLCDNSADYQCKLCQVKLCCDCTSKHLSDKSNMHEVAEFTTQRNLDKMVSECASHDKYVCEIYCKDCSISICTKCVTGYHRRHNFISLEDFLEERKVEVFNEIQEIESTVLSEFKKQKSGTGEQEYENTIEAIFAHEDEVCSAVREAGSKLREQLTQIRKDNLEIANKNALEEKEILNIIEETRALLNKNDPKDILEFEGVKCQVNSSLVLVNKRLPVFQIKHLEEGEIQSMFGVLVNNEDENEVIGGKNLKKQAWFHGYIPREEAEQLIKRNGDFLVRETMNTTEQDRYVISSFRNGPVHLRISPGTIVTRVGRRATLIDLVNHLVTSGEPLSNSNPSIFKFPVDRNQHQLDFDQIKLGPKIENMQRGHGLYNGTFVNKAVLVSSDEEKETRLFKNVNLLRFFDHPNIVRLQGYSALWKPVLLLMENMSGGPLLTYLRGNGTSLTTKKRTEMCRDVAKGMAYLHKDKFIHRDVAARNCLVSDGGVVKIYDFWMTEKGEAYQIQDKIERQIPIKWTAPEALLSGSYTLSSDVWSFGILMWETFSSGLLPYPGLSNKETTEQVPKGYRMKSPDDTPKSCYSLMLKCWEENPTKRGNFEEIVKKLQTIVQKTK